A window of Jannaschia sp. M317 contains these coding sequences:
- the serA gene encoding phosphoglycerate dehydrogenase yields the protein MAPKVLVSDKLSETAVQIFRDRGIDVTFDPSLGKDKDALLAAIKDYDGLAIRSATKVTEKLLEAAPNLKVVGRAGIGTDNVDKPAASRRGVIVMNTPYGNMITTAEHAIAMMFAVARQIPEASASTHAGKWEKSRFMGVELTGKTLGVIGAGNIGGIVCQKAVGLGMKVIAYDPFLSEERASELRITKVELEDLLARADVITLHVPLTDQTRNILSAENLAKTKKGVRIINCARGGLVDEAALAELLKSGHVAGAGFDVFAEEPATNSPLFNLPNVVVTPHLGAATTEAQENVALQVAEQMADYLLTGAVSNALNMPSVTAEEAKVMGPWVKLADHLGAFVGQMTSEPIEAIDIIYNGSVADMNLEALNCSAISGVMKATNPDVNMVSAPVIARERGVEISTTRQDKTGVFDGYIKLIVKTATRERSIAGTVFTDGKPRFIQIKGINIDAEVGAHMLYTTNHDEPGVIGTLGQTLGENGVNIANFTLGRSDRGKDAIALLYLDDQPPQTVLDKLKATGLFQNVAPLRFDV from the coding sequence ATGGCCCCCAAAGTTCTCGTCTCCGACAAGCTCTCGGAAACCGCTGTTCAGATCTTCCGCGACCGCGGCATCGACGTCACCTTCGACCCCTCGCTGGGCAAGGACAAAGATGCCCTGTTGGCCGCCATCAAGGACTACGACGGCCTTGCCATCCGGTCCGCGACCAAGGTCACCGAAAAGCTGCTGGAAGCCGCGCCCAACCTCAAGGTCGTGGGTCGCGCCGGCATCGGCACCGACAATGTGGACAAGCCCGCCGCATCGCGCCGTGGCGTGATCGTGATGAATACGCCCTACGGCAACATGATCACCACGGCTGAACACGCCATTGCGATGATGTTCGCCGTCGCGCGCCAGATCCCCGAAGCCAGCGCTTCGACCCATGCGGGCAAATGGGAAAAGTCGCGCTTTATGGGGGTCGAGCTGACCGGCAAGACGCTGGGCGTGATCGGCGCGGGCAACATCGGCGGCATCGTCTGCCAAAAGGCCGTGGGCCTGGGCATGAAGGTCATCGCCTACGACCCCTTCCTGAGCGAGGAACGCGCGTCCGAGCTGCGTATCACCAAGGTAGAGCTGGAAGACCTGTTGGCCCGTGCCGACGTCATCACCCTGCACGTGCCGCTGACCGATCAGACCCGTAACATCCTCTCGGCTGAAAACCTGGCCAAGACCAAGAAGGGCGTGCGCATCATCAACTGCGCGCGTGGCGGTCTCGTGGACGAGGCGGCGCTGGCCGAGTTGTTGAAATCGGGTCACGTGGCGGGCGCGGGCTTTGACGTCTTTGCCGAGGAACCGGCGACCAACTCGCCGTTGTTCAACCTGCCCAACGTGGTCGTCACGCCGCACCTGGGGGCTGCCACGACCGAGGCACAGGAAAACGTCGCCCTGCAAGTGGCAGAGCAGATGGCCGACTACCTGCTGACGGGGGCCGTCAGCAACGCGCTGAACATGCCATCGGTCACCGCCGAAGAGGCCAAGGTGATGGGCCCCTGGGTCAAGCTGGCCGATCATCTTGGGGCCTTCGTTGGCCAGATGACCAGCGAGCCGATCGAGGCCATCGACATCATCTATAACGGCTCCGTCGCCGACATGAACCTGGAGGCGCTGAACTGTTCCGCAATTTCGGGCGTGATGAAGGCCACGAACCCGGACGTGAACATGGTCTCTGCTCCCGTCATCGCGCGGGAACGCGGGGTCGAGATTTCCACCACGCGTCAGGACAAGACCGGCGTGTTCGACGGCTATATCAAGCTGATCGTCAAGACGGCGACGCGCGAGCGGTCCATTGCGGGCACCGTGTTCACCGATGGCAAGCCGCGGTTCATCCAGATCAAGGGCATCAACATCGACGCCGAAGTGGGCGCGCACATGCTCTATACCACGAACCATGATGAACCGGGTGTCATCGGGACGCTTGGTCAGACGCTGGGCGAGAATGGCGTGAACATCGCCAACTTTACCCTGGGTCGGTCGGACCGGGGCAAGGACGCCATCGCGCTGCTCTACCTCGACGATCAGCCGCCGCAGACCGTGTTGGACAAGCTGAAAGCGACCGGCCTGTTCCAGAACGTGGCCCCGCTGCGCTTCGACGTCTGA